Proteins found in one Geomonas subterranea genomic segment:
- a CDS encoding glycosyltransferase yields the protein MHDLKILYGYSWFGSQAYGNVQDQCLAYFRRLQEAGFDVEGFCLTLNPPGPCLGFKELDQRWRRGDRTLLKMYERLARALEGKDVLINGPGINLHPEFVAGLPVFTVFQCFDDPENSDNLSRPVAAAYDLCLVGNIAEVETYRGWGAKNAVWAPMGLQPGIYDPSLTYEEVLTGERDIDLFMMMDREAPWRKERLDRLAAAFPDADFYGNGWPRGFLPNERELSFLRRAKIGPNIHNSTGPINYRTFYLPANGVLQVCDNKGHLGEIYRLGEEVVGFDTVDECIELCRYYLAHDEERRIIAANGWKRAVTDYSEIAVFKRAIGNITAGISGDEKQRKTIALPGRRVAGRMADAVRSVVNLCRGGKAQDGSGRDGDA from the coding sequence ATGCACGATCTTAAAATCCTATACGGCTACTCGTGGTTCGGCTCTCAGGCCTATGGCAACGTCCAGGACCAGTGCCTCGCCTATTTCCGGCGGCTCCAGGAGGCCGGTTTCGACGTGGAGGGGTTCTGCCTGACCCTCAACCCTCCGGGACCCTGCCTCGGCTTCAAGGAGCTCGATCAAAGATGGCGCCGGGGCGACAGGACCCTCTTAAAGATGTACGAGAGACTGGCGAGGGCGCTCGAGGGGAAGGACGTCCTGATCAATGGCCCCGGCATAAACCTGCACCCGGAATTCGTCGCCGGCCTCCCGGTCTTCACCGTTTTCCAGTGCTTCGACGACCCGGAGAACTCCGACAACCTTTCCCGCCCCGTGGCGGCGGCGTACGATCTCTGCCTGGTGGGAAACATAGCCGAGGTCGAAACCTACCGCGGCTGGGGGGCGAAGAACGCCGTCTGGGCGCCGATGGGGCTGCAGCCCGGTATCTACGACCCGTCCCTCACCTACGAGGAGGTGCTGACCGGGGAGCGCGACATCGATCTGTTCATGATGATGGACCGTGAGGCCCCCTGGAGAAAAGAGCGGCTGGACCGGCTCGCCGCCGCCTTCCCCGATGCCGATTTTTACGGCAACGGCTGGCCGCGCGGCTTTCTCCCCAACGAGCGCGAACTCTCCTTTTTGCGCCGCGCGAAGATCGGCCCCAACATCCACAACTCGACCGGACCCATCAACTACCGGACCTTCTATCTTCCCGCCAACGGCGTCCTGCAGGTATGCGACAACAAGGGGCACCTGGGGGAGATCTACCGGCTCGGGGAGGAGGTGGTGGGGTTCGACACCGTCGATGAGTGCATCGAGCTCTGCCGGTACTACCTGGCACACGACGAGGAGCGCAGGATCATCGCCGCGAACGGCTGGAAGAGGGCCGTCACCGATTACAGCGAGATCGCGGTCTTCAAAAGGGCGATCGGGAACATCACCGCCGGCATCTCCGGTGACGAGAAACAGCGGAAAACGATCGCTCTGCCAGGGAGAAGGGTGGCAGGGAGGATGGCGGACGCCGTCAGGAGCGTGGTGAACCTCTGCCGCGGGGGGAAGGCGCAAGACGGCTCCGGCAGGGACGGTGACGCGTGA
- a CDS encoding class I SAM-dependent methyltransferase, giving the protein MIRAIGRRVADTVTGRKFRHLDSAVIELNHFRELMKVYGWRQEPLLDRPDMYDFDYVEDVNERRIRDAESLATVMRNVSPKVALEIGTANGMATLLMSVNAPETSIFTINIPPEELAAGGGGTLTTVAMEREVIGSAFRERNRSNITQIYANSATWTPDIGTIDVAFIDGCHDTDYVFNDTRKILPHMRPGGFIIWHDFNPHLVKKYPWIDSVCLGVEKLYRKGLIGGRIFHIRDSWMGICRVPE; this is encoded by the coding sequence ATGATACGGGCAATCGGGAGGAGGGTGGCCGATACGGTCACCGGCAGGAAGTTCAGGCACCTGGACAGCGCGGTGATCGAGCTGAACCACTTCAGGGAACTGATGAAGGTCTACGGCTGGCGGCAGGAGCCGCTGCTGGACCGCCCCGACATGTACGACTTCGACTACGTCGAGGACGTCAACGAGCGGCGCATACGGGACGCCGAGAGTCTCGCCACGGTGATGCGCAACGTCTCCCCCAAAGTGGCCCTCGAGATAGGGACCGCCAACGGGATGGCGACGCTGCTCATGTCTGTGAACGCCCCGGAGACCAGCATCTTCACCATCAACATCCCCCCCGAGGAGCTGGCGGCGGGAGGGGGGGGGACGCTCACCACCGTGGCGATGGAGCGCGAGGTGATCGGCAGCGCCTTCCGGGAGCGCAACCGGAGCAACATCACCCAGATCTACGCCAACAGCGCGACCTGGACCCCCGACATCGGCACAATCGACGTCGCTTTCATCGACGGCTGCCACGACACCGATTACGTCTTCAACGACACCAGGAAGATCCTGCCCCACATGCGCCCCGGCGGCTTCATCATCTGGCACGACTTCAACCCGCACCTGGTGAAGAAATACCCCTGGATCGACTCCGTCTGCCTCGGCGTCGAGAAGCTCTACCGCAAGGGGCTCATCGGCGGACGGATCTTCCACATCCGCGATTCGTGGATGGGGATCTGCCGGGTTCCGGAATAA